The following coding sequences are from one Oncorhynchus kisutch isolate 150728-3 linkage group LG23, Okis_V2, whole genome shotgun sequence window:
- the LOC109881296 gene encoding leucine-rich repeat-containing protein 19, producing the protein MAASELLLVWLASTLLTTGLAGAEDQMVTTGGLVVNCSFKTLRFIPSNYSQTITKLILSNNLIELSNADEAALKNYSNLIELHLDGNWLTVLPGKLFEAMSKLEVLNLSRNNISIVEPKALAGLVNLRELDLSYNRLQSLPLNLLDDLKKLSILRLAGNTLREFDISVESNSLKVLDLKGNPWNCSCVFLNRIKSITDSKVQMRVSNATCASPEDQGILDNGTSCSSGSSSTTTLPPPTTQSTTKPTSAQTTTHSVSLAVTTNASLVLTSVGPVSGSGVPVVGNTWKFLLGVVAIALTTSMLIVCAVKAPSWYKLLFNYRHQRLRDDEDADVYTTGRYSSFSLDTEQTETSAHELDHGLDGLDNEEDGYIEDRYIETGVYEDNR; encoded by the exons ATGGCTGCAAGTGAACTTCTGCTAGTGTGGCTGGCGAGCACACTGCTGACTACTGGACTAGCTGGGGCTGAGGACCAAATGGTGACTACTGGAGGACTG GTTGTGAACTGTAGCTTCAAGACACTGCGATTCATACCCTCAAATTACAGTCAAACCATCACCAAACTAATTCTGAGCAATAACCTCATAGAGTTATCCAACGCTGATGAAGCTGCTCTGAAGAACTACTCCAATCTGATTGAGCTCCATCTAGATGGTAACTGGTTGACTGTCCTGCCAGGGAAGCTGTTTGAGGCCATGTCAAAGCTGGAGGTCCTCAACCTGTCCCGCAATAACATCAGTATAGTGGAGCCAAAGGCGTTGGCCGGCCTGGTTAACCTGAGGGAGCTGGACCTGTCCTACAATCGTCTACAGTCACTACCTCTAAATCTACTGGATGATTTAAAGAAGCTGTCTATCCTCAGGCTAGCGGGGAACACACTGCGGGAGTTCGACATCTCTGTGGAGAGCAATTCATTAAAGGTGCTAGATCTGAAAGGAAATCCCTGGAACTGTTCTTGTGTATTTCTCAACCGGATTAAATCGATTACCGACTCAAAGGTTCAGATGA GAGTCTCAAATGCCACCTGTGCCAGCCCTGAGGACCAAGGGATCCTGGACAACGGTACCAGCTGCTCTTCGGggtcatcatcaacaacaacacttCCGCCACCTACAACTCAGTCAAccactaagccaacctcagcccAGACCACTACACACTCAGTGTCACTTGCAGTTACTACAAATGCAAGCCTCGTCTTAACCA GTGTGGGCCCAGTCAGTGGCAGTGGGGTGCCAGTGGTGGGGAACACCTGGAAGTTTCTCCTGGGTGTGGTAGCCATCGCCCTGACCACCTCTATGCTCATCGTGTGTGCCGTCAAGGCACCGTCCTGGTACAAGCTGCTGTTCAACTACCGACACCAGCGGTTGAGAGATGACGAGGATGCTGACGTGTACACTACGGGGCGCTACTCTAGTTTCAGCTTGGACACGGAGCAAACGGAGACCAGCGCCCATGAGCTGGACCACGGCCTAGACGGGTTGGATAATGAGGAGGATGGATACATAGAGGACCGTTATATAGAGACTGGGGTCTATGAAGACAACAGATAA